From the Vicinamibacteria bacterium genome, one window contains:
- a CDS encoding lysylphosphatidylglycerol synthase transmembrane domain-containing protein yields the protein MSSGQRWRLAAGGLVAVALLFVFFRGVDWTGLLRALRGANPTYLAGVVLATVFTYLARAWRWGYLLSPLARVPFPRLFSATMVGFMSGQLVPRAGEIVRPYLVARRHGIATSAAFATIILERLVDLITVLCLFVLYLYVLPVPEAQTRGPLLGFLKMAGILTGVGALTLVGLLLAFHLHADRAMGVIDRLLLRFPRWLAAWLSQALRAFGEGLAVLQAPAPHLLAIQAQSFLIWLVIALGFYWNNAAFGLTLPFHSTFLLIAFLTVGVAIPTPGMVGGFHVFYLLAMNQAFGVDKDTAAAAGTAAHALSNLPVLVLGLLLLGREGLTFGRVAQLTEEKPGDGPPARRDREDDDEDAGARRVGTVPPGSERGDAARRV from the coding sequence TTGAGCTCGGGACAGCGCTGGCGGCTGGCCGCGGGCGGCCTTGTGGCCGTCGCTTTGCTCTTTGTTTTCTTCCGCGGGGTGGACTGGACAGGTCTTCTGCGCGCGCTGCGGGGAGCCAACCCCACCTACCTGGCGGGCGTCGTGCTCGCCACCGTCTTCACCTACCTGGCCCGAGCCTGGCGCTGGGGCTACCTGCTCTCCCCCCTCGCTCGCGTACCCTTTCCGCGCCTCTTCTCCGCCACCATGGTTGGCTTCATGTCGGGCCAACTCGTCCCCCGGGCAGGAGAGATCGTGCGGCCCTACCTCGTGGCCCGGCGTCACGGGATCGCGACCTCCGCCGCCTTTGCCACCATCATCCTCGAGCGTCTGGTGGACCTCATCACGGTCTTGTGCCTTTTCGTCCTCTACTTGTACGTCCTTCCCGTACCCGAGGCCCAGACTCGGGGACCCCTGCTCGGCTTCCTGAAGATGGCCGGCATCCTGACCGGGGTGGGGGCACTCACCCTCGTCGGCCTGCTCCTGGCCTTCCATCTCCATGCCGACCGGGCCATGGGTGTGATCGATCGGCTCCTCCTCCGCTTCCCGCGCTGGCTCGCGGCCTGGCTCAGCCAGGCCCTGCGCGCCTTCGGGGAAGGGCTGGCCGTGCTCCAGGCCCCGGCCCCCCATTTGCTGGCCATACAGGCGCAATCGTTCCTGATCTGGCTAGTGATCGCGCTCGGTTTCTACTGGAACAACGCGGCCTTCGGCCTGACCCTTCCTTTCCACTCGACTTTCCTCCTCATCGCCTTTCTCACCGTGGGGGTGGCCATCCCCACCCCCGGCATGGTGGGGGGGTTCCACGTGTTCTACTTGCTGGCCATGAACCAGGCCTTCGGCGTCGACAAGGACACGGCCGCCGCCGCGGGCACCGCCGCCCACGCCCTCAGCAACCTGCCCGTGCTGGTCTTGGGCTTGCTGCTCTTGGGCCGGGAGGGCCTCACCTTCGGACGGGTGGCGCAGTTGACGGAGGAGAAACCCGGGGACGGGCCCCCCGCGCGGCGGGATCGTGAAGATGATGATGAAGACGCCGGAGCGCGGCGGGTGGGTACGGTCCCGCCCGGCTCCGAAAGGGGGGACGCGGCGCGCCGCGTTTGA
- a CDS encoding sigma-70 family RNA polymerase sigma factor has translation MTESDHDLLPACRRGDQAAWRELVARHTRKVFGLAYRFTGRVDEAEDLTQEVFIKVYRTLDRYHMGDGSFSAWLMAVARNQAIDHYRRGRQEHRHRVEQDPASLEAVASREEGPLRILERDERVKFVHRGLRALPPELREPLILCDLQGLPYEEIAETLEIPLGTVKSRINRGRLELAKRLLGRGSEYREHA, from the coding sequence TTGACTGAGAGCGACCACGATCTCCTACCCGCGTGCCGGCGGGGTGATCAGGCGGCCTGGCGGGAACTCGTGGCCCGCCACACCCGCAAGGTCTTCGGACTGGCCTACCGCTTCACGGGGCGCGTGGACGAGGCGGAGGACCTGACCCAGGAGGTGTTCATCAAGGTGTATCGGACCCTCGACCGCTACCACATGGGCGACGGCTCTTTCTCGGCCTGGCTCATGGCCGTGGCGCGTAACCAGGCCATCGATCACTATCGCCGGGGACGACAGGAGCACCGGCACCGGGTCGAGCAAGACCCCGCATCTCTGGAGGCCGTGGCTTCCCGGGAGGAGGGGCCCCTCCGCATCCTGGAGCGGGACGAGCGGGTGAAGTTCGTGCACCGGGGGCTGCGGGCCCTCCCCCCGGAATTGAGGGAGCCCCTCATCCTCTGCGATCTGCAGGGGCTGCCCTACGAGGAGATCGCGGAGACCCTGGAGATCCCGCTCGGCACCGTGAAGAGCCGCATCAACCGGGGGCGTCTTGAGCTCGCCAAGCGTCTCCTGGGGCGCGGCAGCGAGTACCGAGAACATGCGTGA
- a CDS encoding DUF5668 domain-containing protein, with product MSSDLTDPKYASPPGAPATPLPSPVPYARPPKSPGLALFLSLFPGLGQIYNGQPAKAVAFFFAWVGSIYGTAAVNPFPFAFLIPFVYLYNLVDAFRTATLINDRHAGGTTEVEETGRESPAWGASLVLGGLLLLANNLGWLDLISLQRFWPLLLIAAGVLFIYASIRKGKEGEGSSGGRL from the coding sequence ATGAGCAGTGACCTCACCGATCCGAAGTACGCCTCCCCGCCCGGCGCCCCCGCGACGCCCCTGCCCTCCCCCGTTCCGTACGCGAGGCCACCCAAAAGCCCCGGCTTGGCCCTCTTCCTCTCCCTCTTCCCTGGCCTCGGCCAGATCTACAACGGCCAGCCCGCCAAGGCCGTCGCCTTCTTCTTCGCCTGGGTGGGGAGCATCTACGGGACCGCCGCCGTCAACCCGTTCCCGTTCGCGTTCCTGATCCCTTTCGTCTACCTCTACAACCTGGTCGACGCATTCCGTACCGCGACCCTCATTAACGACCGGCACGCCGGGGGCACAACCGAGGTCGAAGAGACGGGCCGGGAGTCCCCGGCTTGGGGCGCCTCACTGGTGCTAGGCGGCCTCCTGCTCCTGGCCAACAACCTGGGCTGGCTGGACCTCATCTCGCTCCAGCGGTTCTGGCCGCTCCTCCTGATCGCGGCCGGTGTTCTCTTCATCTACGCGTCGATCCGAAAAGGCAAAGAAGGAGAAGGAAGCAGTGGCGGGCGGCTTTAG
- a CDS encoding helix-turn-helix domain-containing protein, with product MIDKGILFVDARREFEKRFIARVLQRHRGNLSRAAKDLRIHRNTLGKKIEEYKLL from the coding sequence ATGATCGATAAAGGTATTCTGTTCGTTGACGCGCGCCGGGAATTCGAGAAGAGATTCATCGCCCGGGTTCTTCAACGTCATCGGGGCAATCTCTCGCGGGCGGCCAAGGATCTGCGGATCCACCGGAACACGCTGGGCAAGAAGATCGAGGAGTACAAGCTCCTCTAG
- a CDS encoding phosphoribosylaminoimidazolesuccinocarboxamide synthase produces MLETRIPSLPLWRRGKVRDVYDLGDRLLMVATDRLSAFDVVLPTGIPGKGVVLTQLSLFWFRLLGDVVGHHVLTAEVEGYGAELAPYRQQLEGRSMLVLKTEPLPVECVVRGYLTGSGWKDYRSTGAVCGIPLPAGLKESERLDPPIFTPATKAQTGHDENISFAVMESIVGAARAREAREASLALYRRACVHAEARGILLADTKFEFGLRDGALVWIDEALTPDSSRFWPKAGYTPGRSQPSFDKQFVRDYLDAAGWDKTPPGPELPPQVVARTRDTYLEAWQRLTRPEESLR; encoded by the coding sequence CTGCTCGAAACCCGGATTCCGTCCCTCCCCTTGTGGCGACGCGGGAAGGTCCGCGATGTCTACGATCTCGGGGACCGTCTCCTGATGGTGGCCACCGACCGCTTGAGCGCCTTCGACGTCGTCCTCCCCACCGGTATTCCCGGCAAGGGCGTGGTGCTGACCCAGCTCTCGCTCTTCTGGTTTCGTCTCCTTGGGGACGTGGTCGGGCACCACGTGCTCACGGCGGAGGTTGAGGGCTACGGCGCGGAGCTCGCCCCCTACCGCCAGCAGCTCGAGGGGCGGTCCATGCTGGTGCTGAAGACCGAGCCCTTGCCCGTGGAGTGTGTCGTCCGAGGCTACCTCACGGGCTCGGGTTGGAAGGACTATCGATCCACGGGCGCGGTCTGCGGAATACCTTTGCCCGCCGGCCTCAAAGAGTCGGAGCGGCTGGATCCGCCCATCTTCACCCCCGCCACCAAGGCCCAGACCGGACACGACGAGAACATCTCGTTTGCGGTCATGGAGAGCATCGTCGGTGCGGCACGGGCGCGGGAGGCGCGGGAGGCGAGCCTCGCCCTCTACCGGCGAGCGTGCGTGCACGCCGAGGCGCGGGGCATCTTGCTGGCCGACACCAAGTTCGAGTTCGGCCTGCGCGACGGGGCCCTGGTCTGGATCGACGAGGCCCTGACGCCCGACTCCTCGCGCTTCTGGCCCAAGGCCGGCTACACGCCGGGTCGATCCCAGCCCAGCTTCGACAAGCAGTTCGTGCGCGACTATCTCGACGCGGCGGGCTGGGACAAGACACCGCCGGGACCTGAGCTACCACCGCAAGTGGTGGCGCGCACTCGCGACACCTACCTGGAGGCTTGGCAGCGACTGACTCGCCCCGAGGAGAGTCTGCGGTGA
- a CDS encoding zf-HC2 domain-containing protein — protein MDCRRAEELLSDHYEGTLDPLRRADLDAHLSGCADCRALRAALGDVVEALRTFPVLEPPARLAERVAAAALAPRVAAPSPFAPRGVRIPAWLPAAAAGLALVTTGAALLATGPEGPTRAATRLLDRTVNAGVYLIERKDRLVEDVRILRVLIGTAFEGRLDKMNDRVDDYRRLLERRRNAEEDQKKSRGSAATGSSILTARLRTFRTGAGLGS, from the coding sequence ATGGACTGCCGCCGAGCGGAGGAGCTTCTTTCCGACCACTACGAGGGAACCTTGGATCCCCTGCGGCGGGCGGACCTCGACGCCCACCTGAGCGGCTGCGCGGACTGCCGCGCCCTCCGCGCCGCCCTCGGGGACGTGGTTGAGGCCTTGCGCACCTTCCCCGTCCTGGAGCCGCCGGCGCGGCTGGCGGAGCGGGTCGCCGCCGCGGCCCTGGCCCCGCGCGTCGCCGCCCCTTCCCCTTTCGCCCCGCGCGGGGTGCGCATCCCCGCCTGGTTGCCCGCGGCGGCGGCCGGCCTGGCTCTCGTCACCACGGGAGCGGCGCTGCTCGCCACGGGGCCCGAGGGGCCTACCCGCGCCGCCACCCGTCTCCTGGACCGCACGGTGAACGCGGGTGTCTACCTCATCGAGCGGAAGGACCGCCTGGTGGAGGACGTCCGCATCCTGCGCGTTCTGATCGGAACCGCCTTCGAAGGACGACTGGACAAGATGAACGATCGCGTAGATGACTACCGGCGTCTGCTGGAACGTCGCCGCAACGCGGAAGAGGATCAGAAGAAGAGCCGGGGCAGTGCCGCCACCGGGTCCTCGATCCTCACCGCCCGCCTCCGGACTTTTCGAACGGGGGCGGGCCTCGGCTCGTAG
- the groL gene encoding chaperonin GroEL (60 kDa chaperone family; promotes refolding of misfolded polypeptides especially under stressful conditions; forms two stacked rings of heptamers to form a barrel-shaped 14mer; ends can be capped by GroES; misfolded proteins enter the barrel where they are refolded when GroES binds) yields the protein MAKQITYGDESRQAILRGVNRLADAVKVTLGPKGRNVVLDKKFGSPVITKDGVTVAKEIDLKDPLENMGAQMVREVASKTSDVAGDGTTTATVLAQAIYREGSKNVTAGANPMALKRGIETAVGVVVEELKKLSKPVKGKMIAQVGTISANNDHTIGGIIAEAMEKVGKDGVITVEEAKTLETSLEVVEGMQFDRGYLSPYFVTDPERMEAVLESALVLIHEKKISNMKDLLPVLEHVAKLGKPLVIIAEDIEGEALATLVVNKLRGTLHVAAVKAPGYGDRRKAMLEDIAILTGGKAITEDLGIKLENVKLDDLGRAKKITIDKDNTTIVEGGGKPKDIEGRVKQIRTQIDETTSDYDREKLQERLAKLVGGVAVIKVGAATETEMKEKKARVEDAMHATKAAVEEGIVPGGGVALLRSVKAVEAIKADGDEAVGVNIIRRSLEEPLRQIAGNAGFEGAVVVAKVRDLKAEEGFNALTEDYENLVEAGVIDPTKVVRSALQNAASIASLLLTTEALISEIPEEKEDKAPGGGGMPHGGGMY from the coding sequence ATGGCGAAACAGATTACATACGGCGATGAGTCGCGACAGGCGATCCTTCGCGGTGTCAACCGACTCGCGGACGCGGTCAAGGTCACTCTCGGCCCCAAGGGCCGCAATGTCGTCCTCGACAAGAAGTTCGGCTCCCCCGTCATCACCAAGGACGGGGTCACGGTGGCCAAGGAGATCGACCTCAAGGACCCGCTCGAGAACATGGGTGCGCAGATGGTGCGCGAGGTCGCGAGCAAGACCAGCGACGTGGCCGGCGACGGCACCACCACCGCTACCGTCCTCGCCCAGGCCATCTACCGCGAGGGTTCGAAGAACGTGACCGCGGGAGCCAACCCCATGGCCTTGAAGCGCGGGATCGAGACCGCGGTGGGCGTGGTGGTGGAGGAGTTGAAGAAGCTGAGCAAGCCGGTCAAGGGCAAGATGATCGCCCAGGTAGGCACCATCTCCGCCAACAACGATCACACGATCGGCGGGATCATCGCCGAGGCCATGGAGAAGGTGGGTAAGGACGGCGTGATCACGGTCGAAGAGGCCAAGACCCTCGAGACCTCGCTGGAGGTGGTGGAGGGAATGCAGTTCGACCGCGGCTACCTCTCCCCCTACTTCGTGACCGACCCCGAGCGCATGGAGGCGGTTCTGGAGAGCGCCCTCGTGCTCATCCACGAGAAGAAGATCTCGAACATGAAGGACCTCCTGCCCGTGCTCGAGCATGTGGCCAAGCTCGGCAAGCCCCTGGTCATCATCGCGGAGGACATCGAGGGCGAGGCCCTGGCCACCCTGGTGGTCAACAAGCTCCGCGGCACCCTGCACGTGGCCGCGGTCAAGGCCCCGGGCTACGGGGACCGGCGCAAGGCCATGCTGGAAGACATCGCCATCCTCACCGGGGGCAAGGCCATCACCGAGGACCTCGGCATCAAGCTCGAGAACGTCAAGCTGGATGACCTCGGCCGCGCCAAGAAGATCACCATCGACAAGGACAACACCACCATCGTCGAGGGTGGGGGCAAGCCCAAGGACATCGAGGGCCGGGTCAAGCAGATCCGCACCCAGATCGACGAGACCACCTCCGACTACGACCGGGAAAAGCTGCAGGAGCGTCTGGCCAAGCTGGTCGGTGGAGTGGCGGTCATCAAGGTAGGAGCGGCCACCGAGACGGAGATGAAGGAGAAGAAGGCCCGGGTGGAGGACGCCATGCACGCCACCAAGGCCGCGGTCGAGGAAGGCATCGTGCCCGGCGGTGGCGTGGCCCTGCTCCGCTCCGTGAAGGCGGTCGAGGCCATCAAGGCCGACGGCGACGAGGCGGTGGGCGTCAACATCATCCGCCGCTCGCTCGAGGAGCCCCTCCGCCAGATCGCGGGCAACGCCGGCTTCGAGGGCGCGGTCGTGGTGGCCAAGGTCCGGGACCTGAAGGCGGAAGAGGGCTTCAACGCCCTGACCGAGGACTACGAGAACCTCGTCGAGGCGGGCGTCATCGATCCCACCAAGGTCGTCCGGTCCGCGCTGCAGAACGCGGCGTCCATCGCTTCCCTCCTGCTCACCACCGAGGCTCTCATCTCCGAGATCCCGGAGGAGAAGGAAGACAAGGCCCCGGGCGGCGGCGGCATGCCCCACGGCGGCGGAATGTACTAA
- a CDS encoding ATP-binding protein: MPRPKFRNNAPLILLLTAGALGLFLTIEVLLRKSRDFSPDFLASVLLYGLTVLNLTLLLILIFVLGRNLVRVVLDRRRGVLGARFRMRLLLVFLLMAIAPSLLLIVVGSDLIQQTVDRWFNVDVERILSSSQALATALRESVTDRARVDARALAREFEARGLLETAGQGRLRRTVEVRSRELQMDLVNVFSREGELVAVMDPRLPPPASYDTASGETLAEAALSGREAEAVVPFGAGELMRVAVPVRDARRRVTGAVLVSSYLPGGVAAEAREVQERYTKFRKAETFKGPIKAVYLSLYLFPALLILFGAVWLSLYLARRITTPLHLVAEGAERIAAGERGVRVDFPSGSDEFTALIASFNRMSERLARTEEEVEFNRAGLTRKNQELEERRRLTETVLETVGTGVVVVDHEGTIIAVNAAAGRLLDLEAGIVGLGLEGTLKGRGRGDILELVQRLLSGRVTRQEREIQVPARGRDRHLAVTVVPLPGPLGSPPGAVLVVDDLTPLMRAQRVAAWGEVARKLAHEIKNPLTPIQLSAQRVRKAYLKSAPDFEKILTECTGAIVDEVEALKNLVDEFAQFARLPAAHLAPGSLHEVIDQALSLYDGLFGGVRIDRRLAPDLPSLRIDADQMKRVLINLVDNAIEATDKKGTVVIATEFDRLQGRARLSVSDDGPGIAPEDRDRLFVPHFSTKKRGSGLGLAIVSRIVQEHHGAIRVEDNPPQGARFVVELPA; encoded by the coding sequence ATGCCCCGCCCGAAGTTTCGCAACAACGCCCCCCTGATCCTCCTCCTCACCGCGGGCGCCCTCGGCCTCTTCCTGACCATCGAGGTGCTCCTGCGGAAGAGCCGGGACTTTTCGCCCGACTTCCTGGCTTCCGTCCTCCTCTACGGTCTCACCGTCCTCAACCTCACTCTCCTCCTGATCCTGATCTTCGTGCTGGGTCGGAACCTCGTGCGGGTGGTCCTGGACCGGCGCCGCGGCGTGCTGGGTGCCCGCTTCCGGATGCGCCTCCTCCTCGTCTTTCTCCTCATGGCCATCGCACCCTCTCTCCTCCTGATCGTGGTGGGCAGCGACCTCATTCAGCAGACCGTGGACCGCTGGTTCAACGTGGACGTGGAGCGCATCCTCTCCTCATCCCAGGCCCTGGCCACCGCCCTCCGGGAGTCGGTGACGGACCGGGCCCGGGTCGACGCCCGGGCCCTGGCCCGCGAGTTCGAAGCCCGCGGCCTCCTGGAGACCGCGGGTCAGGGGCGGCTCCGGCGCACGGTCGAGGTGCGCTCGCGCGAGCTGCAGATGGACCTGGTGAACGTCTTCAGCCGGGAGGGCGAGCTGGTGGCGGTGATGGACCCCCGTTTGCCCCCCCCTGCCTCCTACGACACCGCCTCCGGCGAGACCCTGGCCGAGGCCGCCCTTTCCGGGCGGGAGGCGGAGGCTGTCGTGCCCTTCGGGGCGGGGGAGCTGATGAGGGTGGCGGTGCCGGTGAGGGACGCCCGCCGGCGGGTCACGGGGGCGGTGCTGGTCTCGAGTTATCTCCCGGGCGGGGTGGCGGCGGAGGCGCGGGAGGTCCAGGAGCGCTACACAAAGTTCCGCAAAGCGGAGACCTTCAAAGGACCGATCAAGGCCGTCTACTTGTCTCTCTACCTCTTCCCCGCCCTCCTCATCCTCTTCGGGGCGGTGTGGCTCTCCCTATATCTGGCCCGCCGAATCACGACCCCCCTGCACCTGGTGGCGGAGGGCGCGGAGCGGATCGCGGCCGGGGAGCGCGGGGTCCGGGTGGACTTCCCCTCCGGCAGCGACGAGTTCACGGCCCTGATCGCGTCCTTCAACCGCATGTCGGAGCGGTTGGCGCGGACGGAAGAGGAGGTCGAGTTCAACCGGGCGGGGCTCACCCGCAAGAACCAGGAGCTGGAGGAACGGCGGCGCCTGACCGAGACCGTGCTCGAGACGGTGGGCACGGGGGTAGTGGTCGTGGACCATGAGGGTACGATCATTGCCGTAAACGCCGCCGCCGGTCGGCTCCTCGACCTGGAAGCGGGAATCGTGGGCCTCGGTCTGGAGGGCACGCTCAAGGGGCGGGGTCGCGGGGACATCCTGGAACTGGTTCAGCGCCTCCTCTCCGGGCGGGTGACGCGCCAGGAGCGTGAGATCCAGGTCCCCGCGCGGGGGAGGGACCGGCACCTGGCGGTGACCGTGGTTCCGCTGCCGGGGCCTCTGGGCTCGCCCCCGGGGGCGGTGCTCGTGGTCGACGATCTGACTCCCTTGATGCGGGCCCAGAGGGTGGCGGCCTGGGGCGAGGTGGCCCGCAAGCTGGCCCACGAGATCAAGAACCCGCTCACCCCCATCCAGCTCTCGGCCCAGCGCGTGCGGAAGGCCTACCTCAAGTCCGCCCCCGACTTCGAGAAGATCCTGACCGAATGCACGGGGGCGATCGTGGATGAGGTGGAGGCGCTCAAGAACCTGGTGGACGAATTTGCCCAGTTTGCGCGCCTCCCCGCCGCCCACCTGGCCCCCGGCTCTCTGCACGAGGTGATCGACCAGGCCTTGTCCCTCTACGACGGCCTTTTCGGCGGGGTGAGGATCGACCGCCGCCTGGCTCCGGATCTGCCCAGCCTGCGCATCGACGCCGACCAGATGAAGCGCGTCCTCATCAACCTGGTCGACAACGCGATCGAGGCCACGGACAAGAAAGGGACGGTGGTGATCGCCACCGAGTTCGACCGGCTGCAGGGTCGCGCCCGCCTCTCCGTGTCGGACGACGGGCCGGGTATCGCCCCCGAGGACCGGGACCGTCTCTTCGTCCCCCATTTCTCGACCAAGAAGCGCGGGAGCGGCCTGGGCCTCGCCATCGTGAGCCGCATTGTCCAGGAGCACCACGGAGCGATCCGGGTCGAGGACAACCCTCCCCAGGGCGCACGCTTCGTGGTGGAGCTGCCGGCATGA
- the groES gene encoding co-chaperone GroES encodes MKVQPLHDRLLVRRIEEKETVKGGIIIPDTAKEKPQEGEVLAVGNGKILENGTKIALDVKVGDKILFGKYSGTDIKIDGEEVLILREDEVLARLG; translated from the coding sequence CTGAAAGTGCAACCGCTTCACGACCGACTGCTGGTGCGCCGTATTGAAGAGAAGGAGACGGTCAAGGGTGGGATCATCATTCCCGACACCGCCAAGGAGAAGCCGCAGGAGGGCGAGGTGCTCGCCGTCGGCAACGGAAAGATCCTGGAGAACGGCACCAAGATTGCCCTGGACGTGAAGGTCGGCGACAAGATTCTTTTCGGGAAGTACTCGGGCACGGACATCAAGATCGACGGGGAGGAAGTGCTCATCCTCCGGGAGGACGAGGTTCTGGCCCGCCTCGGGTAG
- a CDS encoding FHA domain-containing protein — translation MTRKEILRRPTSFIGGWAGGLVLTALLLAPAAAKEPPALVALVLDTSGSIPRTELAHMRELVLGVLMSLPAGSEVAVFSFADQALLVQPRTSDPEVVRRAVDGLSISGRYTALYDALYDASRYLRDAGGGHRAILLITDGKDENSALNLEDGLKLAQETRIPVFCVGVGRVEERILRRIGKLTGGDYLASPAATGPGLAHRIQGELEAGGDPSPLPAARTNPRALPAAGPAPGGATRSFPLLWAGLGIAVAVLVAAATARARRRPSRARCPSCGAALATPYSVCARCAPAPAPTLVETPPASALSSTVLARMNTTEEYLEKTVTLREKSVLAVTRGPGLGKVFALARETTTSLGRARANDIVLEDVAVSSQHCRIRLEQGRFVLHDLKSTNGTLVNDQKVTRHALSEGDVIRIGETSLQFRLESLRD, via the coding sequence TTGACCAGGAAAGAGATATTGCGACGACCGACGTCGTTCATAGGCGGATGGGCGGGAGGCCTGGTCCTGACCGCTCTGCTCTTGGCGCCGGCGGCGGCCAAGGAGCCACCGGCCCTAGTGGCCCTGGTCCTGGACACGTCAGGAAGCATCCCCCGGACGGAGCTCGCCCACATGCGGGAGCTGGTCCTGGGGGTCCTGATGAGCCTACCCGCAGGGAGCGAGGTCGCGGTCTTCTCCTTCGCGGACCAAGCCCTCCTGGTCCAGCCCCGTACCTCCGACCCGGAGGTGGTGCGGCGGGCGGTGGACGGTCTGAGCATCTCGGGTCGGTACACCGCTCTCTACGACGCGCTCTACGACGCCAGCCGCTATTTGCGCGACGCGGGCGGGGGGCACCGGGCCATCCTGCTCATCACCGACGGCAAGGACGAGAACAGTGCCCTGAACCTCGAGGACGGGCTGAAGCTGGCCCAGGAGACGAGGATCCCCGTCTTCTGCGTGGGGGTGGGGCGGGTGGAAGAGAGGATCCTGCGGAGGATCGGCAAGCTCACGGGTGGCGATTACCTCGCCTCGCCCGCGGCCACCGGCCCTGGCCTCGCCCATCGCATACAGGGTGAGCTGGAGGCGGGCGGCGATCCCTCCCCTCTCCCCGCGGCCCGGACCAACCCCCGCGCCCTCCCCGCAGCCGGGCCCGCCCCGGGGGGGGCCACTCGTTCCTTCCCTCTGCTGTGGGCCGGGCTGGGCATTGCCGTGGCCGTCCTCGTGGCCGCGGCCACCGCGCGGGCGCGCCGCCGGCCCTCCCGGGCCCGCTGCCCGAGCTGCGGGGCAGCGCTGGCCACCCCCTATTCAGTGTGCGCACGCTGCGCTCCAGCCCCTGCGCCCACCCTCGTCGAGACCCCCCCCGCGAGCGCCCTATCAAGCACGGTGCTTGCACGCATGAACACCACCGAGGAGTACCTAGAGAAGACGGTGACCTTGCGCGAGAAGTCGGTGCTGGCCGTCACCCGCGGGCCCGGCCTGGGCAAGGTGTTCGCTCTCGCGCGGGAGACCACCACGTCTTTGGGGCGGGCCCGGGCCAACGACATCGTCCTGGAGGACGTCGCCGTCTCCAGCCAACACTGCCGGATCCGCCTGGAGCAGGGGCGCTTCGTGCTGCACGACCTGAAGAGCACGAACGGCACCCTCGTGAACGATCAGAAGGTCACCCGCCATGCCCTGTCCGAGGGGGACGTGATCAGGATCGGCGAGACCAGCCTGCAGTTCAGGCTCGAGAGTCTGCGAGACTGA
- the nrdR gene encoding transcriptional regulator NrdR, translated as MKCPFCSHMEDKVVDSRESKEGEVIRRRRECLGCGKRFTSYERIDQIPHLVVKKDGRRERFDRAKVLAGLLKACEKRPVPVKTLESIADRVESKVHESPDREVPSDQIGEFLMERLRELDKVAFVRFASVYRDFKDVDQFMATLKGLLETRE; from the coding sequence ATGAAATGTCCCTTCTGCTCCCACATGGAAGACAAGGTGGTGGACTCCCGGGAGAGCAAGGAAGGCGAGGTCATCCGCCGCCGCCGGGAGTGCCTTGGCTGCGGAAAGCGCTTCACTTCCTACGAGCGCATCGACCAGATCCCCCACCTGGTGGTCAAGAAGGACGGGCGCCGGGAGCGTTTTGACCGCGCGAAGGTCCTGGCCGGGCTGCTCAAGGCGTGCGAGAAGCGGCCAGTGCCGGTGAAGACCCTGGAATCGATCGCGGACCGGGTGGAGTCCAAGGTCCACGAGAGCCCCGATCGGGAGGTGCCGAGCGACCAGATCGGCGAGTTCCTGATGGAGCGCTTGCGCGAGCTGGACAAGGTGGCTTTCGTCCGCTTCGCCTCCGTGTACCGCGACTTCAAGGATGTGGACCAGTTCATGGCCACCCTCAAGGGGCTCTTGGAGACGCGGGAGTGA
- a CDS encoding DUF5668 domain-containing protein, which translates to MAGGFRAEGLVLGLLLVAVGVLWTLSNLGRIELLTTLRTWWPLALVVWGVVELVAMAVRGKGAE; encoded by the coding sequence GTGGCGGGCGGCTTTAGGGCCGAAGGGCTGGTCCTCGGCCTCCTTCTCGTGGCGGTGGGCGTTCTCTGGACGCTCTCCAACCTGGGCCGGATCGAGCTTCTGACTACCCTCCGCACCTGGTGGCCGCTCGCCCTCGTGGTGTGGGGCGTGGTGGAGCTGGTCGCGATGGCGGTCCGGGGAAAGGGGGCGGAGTGA